The genomic interval TCACACTGGCACAATAACGTCGGTATGACTGGCACAATAACGCCGGTATATCCACATAGATATCTCCCACCTTGAGAAAGGAGTCTATTTTATGAGGATTAAATCAGA from Lentimicrobium sp. L6 carries:
- a CDS encoding T9SS type A sorting domain-containing protein, translating into MSHLEKGVYFMRIKSDKELIKTQKIIKL